A single genomic interval of Zingiber officinale cultivar Zhangliang chromosome 4A, Zo_v1.1, whole genome shotgun sequence harbors:
- the LOC121973197 gene encoding probable acetyltransferase NATA1-like: MSSAADASPENLKHAVWAQIRIADNRDVPNVCRLIRQMAEFERLTHLFSATEASLSATLFPSPAPPPFRSFTVLILELSPTPFPTSDADAGFSPIVRQLHPDAPAEDAEAGEFASPRGGGAVVVGFVLCFPNYSSFLAKPGLYVEDIFVRAAWRRRGLGRMMLAAVARQAALLGMGRVEWCVLDWNVNAIKFYEEMGAEVLPMWRICRLAGPALQAYRLQLHDKEGEAVAKEE, encoded by the coding sequence ATGTCGTCCGCTGCAGATGCGTCACCGGAGAATCTCAAACACGCCGTCTGGGCTCAGATCCGTATTGCGGACAATCGCGACGTGCCCAACGTCTGCCGGCTCATCAGGCAGATGGCGGAGTTCGAGCGGTTGACCCATCTCTTCTCAGCCACCGAGGCCTCCCTCTCGGCCACCCTCTTCCCCTCTCCCGCACCTCCCCCCTTCCGCTCCTTCACCGTCCTCATCCTCGAGCTCTCCCCTACCCCGTTCCCTACCTCCGACGCCGACGCAGGTTTCTCCCCGATCGTGCGCCAGCTCCATCCGGACGCGCCGGCGGAGGATGCTGAGGCTGGGGAGTTCGCGTCTCCTCGTGGTGGGGGAGCGGTGGTTGTGGGATTCGTTCTGTGCTTCCCCAACTACTCGTCGTTCCTAGCGAAGCCGGGGCTGTATGTGGAGGACATTTTCGTGCGGGCGGCATGGCGACGGAGGGGCCTGGGGCGGATGATGCTGGCGGCGGTGGCGCGGCAGGCTGCACTGCTGGGGATGGGGAGGGTGGAGTGGTGCGTGCTCGACTGGAACGTTAACGCAATCAAGTTCTACGAGGAGATGGGCGCCGAGGTGTTACCGATGTGGAGGATCTGCCGGCTCGCCGGACCGGCATTGCAGGCTTATCGTCTTCAATTGCATGACAAGGAAGGTGAAGCTGTGGCCAAAGAGGAGTAg